A single Saccopteryx bilineata isolate mSacBil1 chromosome 11, mSacBil1_pri_phased_curated, whole genome shotgun sequence DNA region contains:
- the ESCO1 gene encoding N-acetyltransferase ESCO1 isoform X2, which translates to MSIQEKLKENSSDVIKKSDDKNLEAQIQSSQKNLSKKSGPKEAIKSMVKSSSESKINQPDLGTCQSTRSAKAASNNEKASNSMDKNLVTVKGHSQESTKKKKSQKKSIHETLKSNEQLNRRSQRLQQLTVVSTRSLRSRKIQGQVQAVKQSLPPTRKEYCNNTQSKSNKVKTSQKHVKRKVLEIKSDSKEDKNSVINEVINSPKAKKLKVEQQTASACSSQCIKGSENCLQKNTRQEKTECLPVTSEIKRSKMATTVISNKKEMKKSVHSQESTSAKPPTQPSVPEQSGDNEQARKSKRGSILQLCEEIAGEIESDTVEVKKEPSQMESVKEEKPTETKLEEADSKRQILHQKEANQDVQCHRFFPSRKTKPVKCILNGLNNSTKKNSNWTKIKLSKFNSVQQNKLDSKVSPKLGSLQTSFSLPALEMPHPVTQSTFLGIKLHDKNIACQQEEMKKINSEDGKISDITVEINKTAKRAPESCHLDNQIKPPPDPPLDNQMKDSFESAPDKNFSLCLESKLENSPVESNTTVSTPLSQAKIDTGESKFPGSAVKQYGILNNQTSTTSDNRETPPNHSWPKCNSHLEITIPKDLKLKEAEKADEKQLIIDAGQKRFGAVSCNVCGMLYTASNPEDETQHLLFHNQFISAVKYVGWKKERILAEYPDGRIIMVLPEDPKYALKKVDEIREMVDNDLGFQQAPLMCYSRTKTLLFISNDKKVVGCLIAEHIQWGYRVIEEKLPVIRSEEEKVRFERQKAWCCSTLPEPAICGISRIWVFSMMRRKKIASRMIECLRVQVSGSY; encoded by the exons ATGTCAATTCAggagaaattgaaagaaaattcTTCCGATGTTATTAAAAAGAGTGATGATAAAAATTTAGAAGCACAAATTCAAAGTTCTCAAAAGAACCTATCAAAAAAATCAGGTCCAAAGGAAGCTATAAAATCAATGGTTAAATCTTCcagtgaaagtaaaataaatcagcctGACTTAGGGACATGTCAGAGTACAAGGTCAGCAAAGGCAGCATCCAATAATGAAAAAGCAAGTAATTCCATGGATAAAAATCTGGTGACTGTGAAGGGACATTCACAAGAAtctacaaaaaagaagaaatctcaaaaaaaatcaatacatgaaaCGCTCAAATCAAATGAACAGCTTAACCGGCGATCACAAAGACTGCAACAGCTAACGGTGGTTTCAACAAGGTCTCTGCGTAGTAGAAAAATTCAGGGTCAAGTTCAAGCAGTTAAACAGAGTTTGCCACCAACACGAAAAGAGTACTGTAACAATACTCAAAGTAAATCGAATAAAGTTAAAACAAGTCAAAAACATGTGAAAAGAAAAGTACTGGAAATAAAGTCTGACTCTAAAGAGGATAAAAATTCAGTCATTAATGAAGTAATAAATTCTCCCAAAGCAAAAAAACTCAAAGTAGAGCAGCAGACAGCTTCTGCTTGTAGTTCTCAATGCATAAAAGGATCTGAAAACTGTCTTCAGAAGAATACTAGACAAGAGAAAACAGAATGTTTGCCTGTAACATCTGAGATAAAAAGATCAAAAATGGCTACTACTGTAATCTCTAACAAGAAGGAGATGAAGAAATCAGTTCATTCACAAGAGAGTACTAGTGCAAAACCCCCAACACAGCCATCAGTGCCTGAACAAAGTGGAGATAATGAACAAGCACGAAAGAGCAAACGAGGTAGTATTCTACAGCTCTGTGAAGAAATCGCTGGTGAAATTGAGTCGGATACTGTAGAGGTAAAAAAGGAACCTTCACAAATGGAAAGTGTAAAGGAGGAGAAGCCTACAGAAACAAAATTGGAAGAGGCTGATTCTAAAAGACAAATACTTCATCAGAAGGAAGCAAATCAGGATGTTCAGTGTCATCGTTTCTTCCCCAGTAGAAAAACAAAGCCTGTGAAATGTATACTAAACGGATTAAACAACTCGACTAAAAAGAACTCCAACTGGACTAAAATTAAACTCTCAAAATTTAACTCTGTGCAGCAAAATAAGTTGGACTCTAAAGTTTCCCCTAAATTGGGCTCATTGCAAACTAGTTTTTCACTACCAGCTTTAGAAATGCCTCATCCTGTGACTCAAAGTACATTTTTAGGGATAAAACTACATGATAAAAATATAGCTTGCCAGCaggaggaaatgaaaaaaattaattctgaagATGGTAAAATTAGTGATATTACAgttgaaattaataaaactgcAAAAAGGGCTCCTGAAAGTTGTCATTTGGATAATCAGATAAAACCACCTCCTGACCCACCATTGGATAACCAGATGAAGGATTCTTTTGAATCAGCACCAGATAAG AATTTCAGCCTATGTTTGGAATCTAAGCTGGAAAACAGTCCAGTGGAAAGTAACACTACTGTTTCAACTCCGCTCAGTCAAGCAAAAATTGATACAGGGGAGAGTAAATTTCCAG GTTCAGCTGTCAAACAGTATGGTATACTCAATAACCAAACATCTACGACCAGTGATAACAG ggagacaCCACCAAATCATTCTTGGCCTAAATGTAATTCCCATTTGGAGATAACAATTCCAAAGGACTTGAAATTAAAAGAAGCAGAGAAAGCTGATGAAAAACAGTTGATCATA gaTGCTGGACAGAAAAGGTTTGGAGCAGTTTCCTGTAATGTTTGTGGCATGCTTTACACAGCTTCAAATCCAGAAGATGAAACACAGCACCTGCTCTTCCACAACCAGTTTATAAGTGCTGTAAAATATGTG ggttggaaaaaagaaagaattctggCTGAATATCCTGATGGCAGGATAATAATGGTTCTTCCTGAAGATCCAAAGTATGCCCTGAAAAAG GTTGACGAAATTAGAGAGATGGTTGATAATGATTTAGGTTTCCAGCAAGCTCCACTAATGTGCTATTCCAGAACTAAAAcacttctctttatttctaaTGACAAAAAAGTAGTTGGTTGCCTAATTGCAGAACATATCCAATGG